Genomic segment of Limisphaerales bacterium:
GTACAACCGCATGAGATCATCCTCGAGGCTGAGGAAAAAGTGGGAGCTGCCGGGATCGCCTTGGCGCGCGCAACGACCGCGGAGCTGGCGATCGATCCGGCGCGATTCGTGCCGCTCGGTGCCCAGCACATGCAAGCCGCCAATATCGGGGACGCCTTCGGCAAGTTTAATGTCCGTGCCACGCCCGGCCATATTGGTGGCGATGGTGACGGTGCCGCGCTGTCCGGCGCGCGCTACAATTTCTGCTTCTTGTTCGTGATATTTAGCGTTGAGCACGTTGTGCGGGATACGCTCTTTCTTTAACAAACTCGCCATATGCTCGCTGGTTTCCACCGCCACGGTGCCTACAAGAATGGGCCGGCCTTCACCATGAACTTGTTTCACCTCATCAATCACCGCCTGATATTTTTCTTTGGTGCTGAGGTAAATGGAATCGTTTCGATCTTCGCGCACGCAAACCTGATTGGTGGGGATGACGAGCACGCCCATGTTGTAAATATCAAGAAACTCGTTGGCCTCGGTTTCGGCGGTGCCGGTCATGCCGGCGAGTTTCAGATAAAGGCGGAAATAATTCTGAATCGTAATGGTGGCGTACGTTTGTGTCTCGGCCTCGATACGAACGCCTTCTTTGGCTTCCACAGCTTGGTGCAGCCCGTCGCTCCAGCGGCGGCCTTCCATGGCTCGGCCGGTGTGTTCGTCCACGATCACCACTTTGTTTTCCTGCACGATGTATTGCGTGTCGCGCTCGTAAAGGCAATAGGCCTTGAGCAGCTGCGAAGTGACGTGGATGCGTTCGCCGCGCTCTTCGCTCTCGGCCTGCACACGCTGTTTTTGGGCAAGGCGTTGTTGCGGTGTGAGGTCATTGTTGACGTCAATTTCGTGATGCGCCGTGATGACGTCGGGCATCATAAACGCTTCAGCATCCTGTGGGTTGAGAAATTCTCGGCCCTTTTCAGAAAGATCGGCATCGTGGCTTTTCTCGTCCATGGCAAAATAGAGATGCTCCTTTTGCGCGTATAATTCTTTCTTGGTTTGATCTTTGTGCAACTCCATTTCGGCGTCGGTGAGGCGCCGCAAGTTGTCAGGGTTGGTTTTCAGCTTCAATAAACCCGGATGCTTGGGGTGCCCGAGTTGGGCGCGATACATTAAGATTCCGATTTCATAATCATGATCAGAAGCGGAGCCCCCAAGGCTACCCGCCAAGCCACACAGCTTTTCGGCGTCGCGCAAATAGCCATCGCACAGCTCACGTTGTTTGCGCACGATGGCTTGTATCTTGGGCTTCAGCTCGCTGTACAAGCGCTGATCCTGTTTCTGCATTGTGGGGCCGCTGATGATGAGCGGCGTGCGGGCTTCGTCGATGAGGATGGAGTCCACCTCATCCACGATGGCAAAGTAATGGCCGCGCTGAACCTGCTCCTCGGCGGTTTGCGCCATGCCGTTGTCGCGCAGATAATCAAACCCAAATTCGGAGTTGGTGCCGTAGGTGACATCGCACGCGTACATTTCGCGGCGCACGGGCGGCGATTGATCGTGTTGAATGACGCCCACGGTGAGCCCGAGAAATTTGTACACTGCGCCCATCCATTCCGAGTCGCGTGCGGCAAGGTAGTCATTCACCGTGACCACGTGCACGCCGCGCCCGGTGAGCGCGTTTAGATAAACCGGCAGCGTGGCCACCAGCGTTTTGCCTTCGCCTGTGGCCATTTCCGCTATGTGGCGAGTGTGCAACGCGTGACCGCCGATGAGCTGTACATTGAAGGGAACCATTTCCCACAACAGATCGTGCCCGCGCACTTGGACGTTGCTCCCGCACAGCCGGCGGCAGGCATCCTTGACCACCGCGAACGCCTCGGGCATCAGTTCCTCCAGCCGCGCCGCCAACTCTTTGTCGTCATCGATGGCGCTCAGTTGTTCTTTCCACTCTTGCGTTTTTCGGCGCAGTGAATCATCGCTCAAGCCCCTCAGCTCTTGTTCAAATGAATTAACCGCCGGAACCAGCGTCTCCTCGGTACGGCGTATTGCACGCTCGTTTTTCGTGCCAAAAATTCTCTTTATTAGTCCAATCATACCCTTGAAATCATTGCGAAACAGGGAAGCTAGAGGAATTGCGGGACGAGGTCAAAGTAATCCGAACCCGACAAAAGTTATGACAGGAACTGAGCCGCTGTTTCCGGCGTGGCCCCGTCGTGCACCAGTGCCATCAACGCGCGCGTCATCCCCGCCGGATTGGGGTGCTGAATGATATTGCGCCCGTAAACAATGCCCGCCGCGCCTTGCGCCAAAATCGCGTGCGTACGCTGGAGAATTTCCTCGTCACTCACCCGACCGCCGCCGCGCACAAGCACCGGAATGCGCCCGGCGATTTGGATGACTTGATGGTAATCCGCCGGGTTATCCGTGGGATCCGCCTTGATGACATCCGCGCCCAACTCCACCGCTTGGCGCACCAGCGGCAAAATTTTATTGAGATCCCCATCCACTTGATACCCACCCGCCTCGGCGTTCGGTTTAAAAACCAACGGCTCGATCATCAACGGCATCGCCAACGCATCGCACTGCGGCTTGAGGTCGAGAATGTTTTGGATGCAATCATCCGTCACCTCCGGCTCGCCGGGGATGTTAAATAAATTCACCACCAAACACGCCGCGTCCAACCGCACCGCCTGCTCCGCGGCATCCTCAATGACGCGGCTGAAAAGATGCTCGGGCAAATCCGTCCCATAAACATTCGCCACATCCGAGCGCAGCACCAACGCCGGTTTCCCTTTGCCGGGCAAACTTTGCAAAATCGGCGCTTGTCCAATCGTCAACTGAATCGCATCCGGATCAGCCTCCACTAACGTGGCCACCGCCGCCTCAATATCCTCAATGCCCTTGAGAAAACCACCTTCATTAAAAAACCCGTGATCCACCGCCACATCAAAACAGCGCTTGGACTTCGCGTTAAACAGCCGATTCAGTCGATAAGATTTCATAGAAGGCGCTGGTTATAGGCCCCAAAGGAAAAATTTCCAATGATCAATTCTCACACATGCGAGCGCAGCCCATTGCCAGCGGCAAACTGCGCCGCGCCTGAACGGCACAGTTTCACAAACGTCTCCTCCGCCCAACCCATCGGACGGCCTTTCCAATACAGCAATCCCCATTGGCGCTTGAGCTTGCGGCGGCCGAGCGGCAGCGCGATCAGTTGTTTCTTGGCCAGCTCCTCGCGTGCAATCCACGGCGCAAGAATGGTGATTCCAAGGCCGAGCTTCACCAATTCTTTAATGGCCGACATGCTGCCCGTTTCGATCACCGACTTGATGCTGATACCCTCCGCTCGCAAATAATCCTCAATGAATTCAAACGTGCGGCTGTTGCGGAAATAAAGAATGTACTGTTGCCGCGCGATATCCT
This window contains:
- a CDS encoding aldolase, whose amino-acid sequence is MKSYRLNRLFNAKSKRCFDVAVDHGFFNEGGFLKGIEDIEAAVATLVEADPDAIQLTIGQAPILQSLPGKGKPALVLRSDVANVYGTDLPEHLFSRVIEDAAEQAVRLDAACLVVNLFNIPGEPEVTDDCIQNILDLKPQCDALAMPLMIEPLVFKPNAEAGGYQVDGDLNKILPLVRQAVELGADVIKADPTDNPADYHQVIQIAGRIPVLVRGGGRVSDEEILQRTHAILAQGAAGIVYGRNIIQHPNPAGMTRALMALVHDGATPETAAQFLS
- the secA gene encoding preprotein translocase subunit SecA, whose protein sequence is MIGLIKRIFGTKNERAIRRTEETLVPAVNSFEQELRGLSDDSLRRKTQEWKEQLSAIDDDKELAARLEELMPEAFAVVKDACRRLCGSNVQVRGHDLLWEMVPFNVQLIGGHALHTRHIAEMATGEGKTLVATLPVYLNALTGRGVHVVTVNDYLAARDSEWMGAVYKFLGLTVGVIQHDQSPPVRREMYACDVTYGTNSEFGFDYLRDNGMAQTAEEQVQRGHYFAIVDEVDSILIDEARTPLIISGPTMQKQDQRLYSELKPKIQAIVRKQRELCDGYLRDAEKLCGLAGSLGGSASDHDYEIGILMYRAQLGHPKHPGLLKLKTNPDNLRRLTDAEMELHKDQTKKELYAQKEHLYFAMDEKSHDADLSEKGREFLNPQDAEAFMMPDVITAHHEIDVNNDLTPQQRLAQKQRVQAESEERGERIHVTSQLLKAYCLYERDTQYIVQENKVVIVDEHTGRAMEGRRWSDGLHQAVEAKEGVRIEAETQTYATITIQNYFRLYLKLAGMTGTAETEANEFLDIYNMGVLVIPTNQVCVREDRNDSIYLSTKEKYQAVIDEVKQVHGEGRPILVGTVAVETSEHMASLLKKERIPHNVLNAKYHEQEAEIVARAGQRGTVTIATNMAGRGTDIKLAEGVPDIGGLHVLGTERHESRRIDRQLRGRCARQGDPGSSHFFLSLEDDLMRLYGASDKMGGWLEKLGMEEGEEISHPMLNRSIETAQKRVEQHHYQTRRRTLEYDDVMNKQREELYGFRNRVLHGDDTRDIIFDIIEEVTIDRVGGHLAMLDDSEESDGGFRQLDEWVNMTYPVGLDQAELEKAYAEGTEEPSTGSIYDGLTAGQFAVCRRIIDAVHSVYEIKIAAEEADTLAQGERYTVLTAVDRLWRDHLYAMDGLRQSVHLRAYGQKDPLVEYKTEARDMFEELMVHIKEEVCKNVFLTASSLESVQHFLRSLPTQASHQMASAFGLDASMVNASSDMVSEVNNEVSAEQKARPVRTGPRVGRNDPCPCGSGKKYKKCCG